In the genome of Sciurus carolinensis chromosome 3, mSciCar1.2, whole genome shotgun sequence, one region contains:
- the LOC124979516 gene encoding uncharacterized protein LOC124979516, translating into MFSTFTVVGDLSPKLTARFAPLGAVGVVCDGPEIPLWVGPGCGSTPGSTWNPATSGRPFSNPAQGRRGEGLGAGARGRGRSAQSVPKGQTGEKEATELSHLQKAHPPLLLLGTLLGPLLGRVTEAAVPEKRPGAGRALTRRPSVRRPVCRGSRATCLGLCAGAAREHRYVPSCSHPGSPPLRSPGLHSPRHRKAQAAWRPRNGKPGSDVVQAIIGRSASLPTPTPVAWACTGRVSTYGKNTVALCGPETPLTEPPGVPFELKTSETVYRCFLLVFSCSTTTRELCEPSVLDVLKKYGVLFYDHS; encoded by the exons ATGTTTTCGACA TTTACAGTCGTTGGGGACTTGTCACCAAAGCTTACAGCCAGATTTGCGCCTCTGGGGGCTGTAGGGGTGGTCTGCGACGGCCCAGAGATCCCACTCTGGGTGGGTCCAGGCTGTGGGAGTACACCCGGCAGTACCTGGAACCCGGCAACCTCAGGCCGCCCTTTCTCGAATCCTGCGCAGGGTAGACGGGGTGAGGGGCTGGGAGCAGGGGCGAGGGGGCGGGGGCGCTCCGCCCAGTCAGTGCCCAAGGGGCAAACCGGAGAGAAAGAGGCCACAGAACTGAGTCACCTGCAGAAGGCCCACCCGCCCCTGCTCCTGCTGGGCACCCTGCTGGGCCCCCTGCTGGGGCGAGTCACGGAAGCTGCGGTGCCCGAGAAGCGCCCCGGCGCAGGCCGCGCACTGACGCGCAGACCCAGTGTCCGCAGACCCGTGTGCCGCGGGTCTCGCGCTACTTGCTTGGGACTCTGCGCAGGAGCAGCTAGGGAGCACCGGTACGTACCGTCCTGCTCCCACCCGGGCTCTCCTCCGCTCCGATCCCCGGGCCTTCACTCCCCCAGACACCGGAAAGCACAGGCAGCATGGAGGCCGAGAAACGGGAAGCCTGGAAGCGACGTGGTGCAGGCGATTATAGGGCGTAGCGCTTCCCTGCCCACTCCCACTCCGGTAGCCTGGGCTTGCACTGGACGTGTCTCAACTTACGGAAAGAATACAGTTGCCCTCTGCGGTCCAGAGACCCCACTCACCGAACCCCCAGGAGTGCCTTTTGAGTTGAAAACCAGCGAGACCGTTTACCGCTGCTTCCTGTTAGTGTTTTCCTGTTCTACAACCACTCGAGAGCTCTGCGAACCCTCCGTATTGGATGTTTTGAAGAAGTACGGAGTGTTGTTTTATGATCACTCCTAG